One window of Sphingobacteriales bacterium genomic DNA carries:
- a CDS encoding DUF11 domain-containing protein: MNIVYKSLLTYGLFLSAFLTTNLIFGQAPCPPTVVTVPYIGGKVFLDYGQDGAFNTGIDQPVSGVTISVYSASNTLVGTATSTADGNYIFESASMTNGARYRLEFTNGPSEYEQTFAGTDSKTSVQFATASSCNINFGLMDPVLYCQTGPRFATNRFVEGNNSGTDNTIVSIEFNAAASASESNDPSLASAEAVANVTGTTLGLAYQRSSKNLFASAYMRRFAGFGPGGTGAIYRIPNPHDGALSGGLFVNLNTLFGSSVAGTDPHNFTTETSGGDVIDENSFNQVGRVSFGDIDISDDELSLWAVNLNDRSLYRIPLGSDPANPVAPTLSSQVTVIPLASTVSPLPNLPSGVANAELRPFALKYRKGVVYIGMVTNGQSGGPLLGLVYSYNTTTSTFTKELEFSLTYNRGCGFGQNTTCYGSANWQAWLNSNVWPTPTVSGAGEAGYPQPMLTDIEFDAAGNMLLALRDRWGDQGGRNAPQPNSPYTLRTSDAFGDLLMATKNSGAGWSINMANFTDPSTASGTSEPVFGTDNYGPVSGYYHEETGMGGMAVMMRQNMLIVPVMDARTSAFTNGVDWYNLSTSGLPLSKSITLLSGAANPFGKAHGLGEVELLCDLAPLEIGNFVWFDSNLNGIQDPAETAIANVSLELYTDPNGDGNPADGTLVGTTTTNATGNYYFNTSNVNLNGANGLLPNTNYLVQIGTADWTGGAGVGDLAGYQLTSGNVGGTGQPDVRDNDATLIASRPRIPLTTGANGKTNHTFDIGFKPACNLSATGSGTSVNCNGGNNGTATVTVSGNFIPVTYLWSNGATSQNITGLVAGTYSITVTESADCTAVASYVVTQPPALNLSTSVTNVLCHGNASGAINLTVLGGTSPYTYNWGGGVTTEDRTGLVAGNYSVTVTDANSCTAVTSATVSQPAAALSLSTGVTNVLCNGGASGAINLTVLGGTSPYNYNWGGGITTEDRSGLIAGTYTVTVTDSNGCSATTSASISEPTVLSAGTLTTPVSCNGGSNGMINSTVNGGTPGYSYNWGGGVTTEDRTGLLAGTYTVTVTDANGCTITTSATITEPTALLISCSKTDVSITNGSDGSATVNANGGTVTYSYLWSNGQTTSVINGISAGTYSVTVTDANGCSAFCSTTLTEPSCTLGLAISAEDALCNGDSNGSIDLTISGAQGSIAILWNDGATTEDRTGLTAGTYSVTVTDDGNCTASISITVNEPEELAMAGTVTDVTITNGTDGTIDIAVMGGTLPYSYLWSDGSTDEDRSNLPSGMYSVTVTDANGCTLDESFSINEPGCALSLNITAEDALCNGDANGSIDLTITGAQGSISIVWNDGATSEDRTGLTAGTYSVTVTDSGNCTATISVTVNEPDVLGMTGNVTNVTITNGSDGTISVTVTGGTLPYSYLWSDGATTEDRTGLTAGTYSVTVTDANDCADEASFTLAEPPCSLELDISAEDALCNGDANGSIDLTITGAQGSVTILWNDGATSEDRTGLTAGNYSVTVTDSGNCSATISVTVNEPEVLGMTGSVTNVTITNGSDGTISVTVSGGTTPYSYLWNDGSIDEDRINLPAGTYSVTVTDANGCLLEQSFSINEPGCALELEIDAEDALCNGDANGSIDLTITGAQGSVTILWNDGATSEDRTGLTTGNYSVTVTDSGNCSATISVTVNEPEVLGMTGSVTNVTITNGSDGTISVTVSGGTTPYNYLWNDGSTDEDRINLPAGTYSVTVTDANGCSLEQSFTINEPGCALELEIDAEDALCNGDANGSIDLTITGAQGSVTILWNDGATSEDRTGLTAGNYSVTVTDSGNCSATISVTVNEPEVLGMTGSVTNVTITNGSDGTISVTVSGGTSPYSYLWNDGSTDEDRINLPAGTYSVTVTDANGCSLEQSFTINEPGCALELEIDAEDALCNGDANGSINLIIMGAQGSLTFLWNDGATSEDRTGLSAGTYSVTVTDSGNCTASISVTVNEPEVLGMTGSITNVTITNGSDGTVNITVTGGTLPYSYLWSDGATTEDRTGLSAGTYSVTVTDANGCSEEASFTLSEPPCSLELDISAEDALCNGDANGSIDLTITGAQGSVTIFWNDGATTEDRTGLTAGTYSVTVTDSGNCSATISVSVNEPEVLGMTGSITNVTITNGNDGTVSITVTGGTLPYSYLWSDGATTEDRTGLSAGTYSVTVTDANGCLDEASFTLAEPPCSLELDISAEDALCNGDANGSIDLTITGTQGSVTILWNDGATTEDRTGLTAGTYSVTVTDDGECTASISVSVNEPEVLGMTGSVTNVTITNGSDGTVSITVTGGTLPYSYLWSDGATTEDRTGLTAGTYSVTVTDANGCLEEASFTLSEPPCSLELDISAEDALCNGEANGSIDLTITGAQGSVTILWNDGATTEDRTGLSAGTYSVTVTDDGECTASISVTVNEPEVLDMTGSVTNVTITNGSDGTVSISVTGGTLPYSYLWSDGATTEDRTGLTAGTYSVTVTDANGCLEEASFTLSEPPCSLELDISAEDALCNGETNGSIDLTITGAQGSVTILWNDGATTEDRTGLSAGTYSVTVTDDGECTASISVTVNEPEPLTINADIDHVSIYGGTNGAITLTVTGGTSPYSYVWNDGVTTKDRANLIAGTYSVTVTDANNCSEEATFTITEPYCEITDAGYQVLCHDNGTPTNLSDDTFSVTFNPTGIGIGTTYNISGDIVANLVPYGANSQPFGYFPIANGNLVVNIANSASPACQLTNITIEPPEPCSYAADLSLSKSVNNSQTTIGATVTYTLTVTNEGTIDATGVEVTDVLPVGGVSYVSSTPAQGSYDENTGVWSVGMVAVGQSATITIDVLVLAAGVWLNTAEITFMNEEDIDSTPDNEDPTEDDIDRACITIPLPWCLGETFTASVPDEYENVQWYKDGVLFGTGNTIILNDVGEYTYTATNAQCPADGCCPIIIEHDSCIFDLALIKQLATGQSSTVSQGDVVNYTITVYNQGELDAKNITITDYIPVGMTLADANWSDNGDGTASYTIAGPLENGTNTTINISLQVGATFQGTSLTNVSEISEAFDGYDNPTTDVDSTPDTDPDNDTVGGNDVTDNSDDDEDDHDPETIEVYQEFDLALIKQLSGGQSSLVNQGDIVNYTLTVYNQGTLTATNVTITDYIPVGMTLSDANWTDNGDGTASYTIAGPIAQSTSTTVTIALQVGATFQGTSLTNVSEISEAYDGDGNPGDDIDSTPDTNPDNDTNGGNDVTDNSNGDEDDHDPETIEVYQEFDLALIKQLSGGQPSLVNQGDIVNYTLTVYNQGTLTATNVTITDYIPVGMTLADANWTDNGDGTASYTIAGPIAQSTSTTVTIALQVGATFQGTSLTNVSEISEAYDGDGNPGDDIDSTPDTNPDNDTNGGNDVTDNSNDDEDDHDPETIEVYQEFDLALIKQLSPGQPSLVNQGDIVNYTLTVYNQGTLTATNVTITDYIPVGMTLADANWTDNGDGTASYTIAGPIAQSTSTMVTISLQVGATFQGTSLTNVSEISEAYDGDGNPGDDIDSTPDTDPDNDTNGGNDVTDNSNGDEDDHDPETIEVYQEFDLALIKQLSGGQPSLVNQGDIVNYTLTVYNQGTLTATNVTITDYIPVGMTLADANWTDNGDGTASYTIAGPIAQSTSTTVTIALQVGATFQGTSLTNVSEISEAYDGDGNPETI; the protein is encoded by the coding sequence ATGAATATCGTTTACAAGAGTTTATTAACCTACGGTCTGTTTTTATCGGCTTTTTTAACTACCAATCTTATATTTGGTCAAGCCCCATGTCCTCCAACAGTAGTAACTGTACCATATATAGGCGGTAAAGTTTTTTTAGATTATGGTCAGGACGGCGCATTTAATACAGGTATAGATCAACCGGTATCAGGGGTTACAATATCTGTTTACTCTGCTTCAAATACTTTGGTAGGAACTGCCACATCAACAGCAGATGGGAATTATATATTTGAAAGCGCTTCAATGACCAATGGAGCTAGATACAGACTAGAATTCACCAATGGGCCTTCAGAATATGAGCAAACTTTTGCAGGAACAGACAGCAAGACCTCTGTTCAGTTTGCTACAGCCAGTAGTTGCAATATCAACTTTGGCTTAATGGATCCTGTACTGTATTGTCAGACAGGTCCGAGGTTTGCAACAAATCGTTTTGTAGAAGGCAACAACAGTGGAACAGACAATACAATTGTGTCTATAGAGTTTAATGCAGCTGCCTCTGCAAGCGAAAGCAATGACCCATCTTTAGCTTCTGCTGAAGCCGTGGCGAATGTAACAGGTACTACTCTTGGATTAGCATATCAGCGGAGTTCAAAAAATTTATTTGCTTCTGCCTATATGAGGCGTTTTGCAGGTTTTGGTCCGGGCGGAACCGGCGCTATTTACCGTATCCCAAATCCACATGACGGGGCTTTGTCAGGCGGGTTGTTTGTCAATTTGAATACCTTATTTGGATCTTCTGTGGCGGGAACTGACCCTCATAATTTTACCACAGAAACATCGGGGGGAGATGTTATAGATGAGAATTCATTCAATCAGGTTGGGCGGGTTTCGTTTGGCGATATAGACATTTCAGATGACGAACTCAGTCTTTGGGCAGTCAATCTTAACGATCGGTCTTTATATCGCATACCTTTGGGGTCAGATCCGGCAAATCCGGTTGCTCCAACTTTGTCTTCCCAGGTTACAGTCATACCGTTAGCTTCTACGGTAAGTCCGCTGCCGAATTTGCCTTCGGGAGTGGCTAATGCAGAACTACGGCCGTTTGCTTTAAAGTATAGAAAGGGCGTTGTTTATATCGGGATGGTAACAAATGGCCAGTCCGGAGGGCCTTTGCTGGGTTTGGTTTATTCGTACAATACCACAACTTCAACTTTCACCAAGGAGTTAGAATTTTCATTGACATATAACAGGGGATGTGGATTTGGACAAAACACAACTTGTTATGGTTCTGCCAATTGGCAAGCCTGGTTAAACAGTAATGTCTGGCCTACTCCAACAGTTAGCGGTGCCGGAGAAGCTGGTTACCCGCAACCAATGTTAACAGATATTGAATTTGATGCTGCCGGAAATATGTTATTAGCACTCCGCGACAGATGGGGAGATCAGGGCGGCAGGAACGCCCCCCAGCCCAACAGCCCCTATACACTTAGAACCAGCGACGCTTTTGGGGATTTGTTAATGGCAACAAAGAATTCAGGAGCAGGGTGGAGCATCAATATGGCTAACTTTACAGATCCAAGTACTGCAAGCGGCACATCCGAACCGGTATTCGGAACGGACAATTATGGTCCTGTGAGCGGATACTACCATGAAGAAACAGGAATGGGGGGTATGGCTGTTATGATGCGCCAGAATATGTTGATAGTTCCGGTGATGGATGCGAGAACATCTGCTTTTACCAATGGTGTTGACTGGTATAATTTATCAACATCCGGACTACCCCTTAGTAAATCAATTACATTATTATCCGGGGCAGCTAACCCTTTTGGGAAAGCACATGGCTTAGGTGAAGTAGAGCTATTATGCGACCTGGCACCTCTTGAAATTGGTAATTTTGTTTGGTTCGACAGCAACCTAAACGGTATTCAGGACCCGGCTGAAACTGCAATTGCCAATGTTTCTTTAGAACTTTATACAGATCCGAACGGAGACGGGAATCCTGCGGATGGGACTTTGGTTGGTACAACAACAACAAATGCTACCGGTAATTATTATTTTAATACAAGCAATGTCAACTTGAACGGAGCTAACGGGCTGCTTCCAAATACAAATTATCTTGTCCAGATTGGAACAGCAGACTGGACAGGTGGAGCTGGAGTTGGAGATTTAGCAGGCTATCAACTGACATCAGGTAATGTCGGAGGAACGGGTCAGCCCGATGTACGGGATAATGATGCAACCTTGATTGCTTCAAGACCGAGAATTCCGCTGACAACAGGAGCAAACGGAAAAACAAACCATACATTTGATATTGGTTTTAAACCTGCCTGTAACCTTTCTGCAACCGGTAGTGGAACTAGTGTAAACTGTAATGGAGGGAATAATGGAACTGCAACTGTTACCGTAAGCGGAAACTTTATTCCGGTTACATATTTATGGAGCAATGGGGCAACATCTCAAAACATAACAGGCCTCGTGGCAGGCACTTATAGTATAACTGTTACAGAATCCGCAGATTGTACTGCAGTCGCAAGTTATGTGGTTACCCAACCTCCGGCACTAAACCTTAGCACTAGTGTAACTAATGTATTGTGTCATGGCAATGCTTCTGGTGCAATCAACCTGACGGTTTTAGGCGGAACATCTCCTTATACCTATAACTGGGGAGGCGGTGTAACAACGGAAGACCGAACCGGACTTGTTGCAGGAAACTATTCGGTAACGGTAACAGACGCAAATAGCTGCACAGCAGTAACAAGTGCGACAGTATCCCAGCCTGCTGCTGCGTTGTCATTATCCACCGGAGTTACTAATGTTTTATGTAATGGAGGTGCTTCTGGTGCAATCAACCTGACGGTTTTAGGCGGAACATCTCCTTATAACTATAACTGGGGAGGCGGTATTACGACAGAAGACCGAAGCGGGCTGATTGCCGGCACTTATACGGTTACTGTAACTGACTCGAATGGTTGTAGTGCAACAACAAGTGCTTCAATTTCTGAACCTACAGTTCTGAGTGCCGGTACATTGACAACGCCTGTTTCTTGTAATGGCGGGTCAAATGGAATGATCAATTCAACCGTTAATGGAGGTACTCCCGGATATTCGTATAACTGGGGTGGAGGTGTAACGACCGAAGACCGGACGGGCTTGTTAGCGGGCACTTATACCGTAACAGTAACAGATGCAAACGGTTGTACCATCACAACCAGTGCAACCATAACAGAACCTACTGCTCTTTTGATAAGTTGCAGTAAAACAGATGTAAGTATTACAAACGGCAGCGATGGGTCTGCAACAGTGAACGCAAACGGAGGAACAGTTACCTATAGTTATTTGTGGAGCAATGGTCAAACAACATCAGTGATTAATGGAATTTCAGCCGGAACCTACAGTGTAACTGTAACAGATGCAAATGGATGTTCAGCATTTTGTTCTACAACGCTGACAGAACCATCTTGTACCCTGGGCTTGGCAATTTCTGCCGAAGATGCCCTCTGTAATGGAGATTCTAACGGAAGCATTGATTTAACCATTTCCGGTGCTCAGGGCAGCATAGCGATTTTATGGAATGATGGAGCGACTACCGAAGACAGGACCGGATTAACTGCCGGAACCTATAGTGTTACAGTTACTGATGATGGTAATTGTACCGCTTCAATCAGCATCACAGTAAATGAGCCGGAAGAGTTGGCTATGGCAGGAACAGTTACGGATGTAACAATTACCAATGGAACTGATGGCACAATAGATATTGCAGTTATGGGCGGAACTTTGCCTTATAGCTATCTTTGGAGTGATGGCAGTACAGATGAAGACAGAAGCAATTTGCCTTCCGGTATGTATTCAGTAACGGTTACTGATGCAAATGGATGTACTTTGGATGAAAGTTTCAGCATCAATGAACCGGGTTGTGCGCTTAGTTTAAATATAACTGCAGAAGATGCCCTCTGTAACGGGGATGCCAACGGCAGCATAGATCTGACGATTACCGGTGCTCAGGGCAGTATATCAATCGTATGGAATGACGGAGCTACCAGTGAAGACAGAACCGGATTAACTGCCGGAACTTATAGCGTAACTGTAACAGATAGTGGAAACTGTACGGCGACTATCAGTGTAACCGTCAATGAACCGGATGTATTGGGAATGACAGGCAATGTTACGAATGTAACTATTACCAATGGAAGTGACGGAACAATCAGTGTTACAGTAACCGGAGGCACTCTGCCATATAGCTACCTTTGGAGTGATGGAGCAACCACCGAAGACAGGACGGGTTTAACCGCAGGCACTTACAGTGTAACGGTAACCGATGCAAATGACTGTGCAGATGAAGCGAGTTTCACGCTGGCAGAGCCTCCTTGTAGTTTAGAATTGGATATAAGCGCCGAAGATGCCCTTTGTAATGGAGATGCCAACGGCAGTATAGATCTGACGATTACCGGTGCTCAGGGCAGTGTAACCATTTTATGGAATGATGGAGCGACTTCCGAAGACCGGACAGGATTAACCGCCGGCAATTACAGCGTAACAGTTACCGACAGCGGAAACTGCTCGGCAACCATCTCCGTTACGGTCAACGAACCGGAGGTATTGGGTATGACAGGCAGTGTTACGAATGTAACCATTACCAACGGCAGCGATGGAACTATCAGTGTAACTGTATCCGGAGGCACAACCCCATACAGTTATTTATGGAATGATGGCAGCATAGATGAAGACCGCATCAATTTGCCGGCAGGCACATACAGTGTAACGGTAACAGATGCCAACGGATGTTTGTTAGAACAAAGTTTCAGCATTAATGAACCCGGATGTGCACTTGAGTTGGAAATAGATGCTGAAGATGCCCTTTGTAATGGAGATGCCAACGGCAGTATAGATCTGACGATTACCGGTGCTCAGGGCAGTGTAACCATTTTATGGAATGATGGAGCGACTTCCGAAGACCGGACAGGATTAACCACCGGCAACTATAGTGTAACAGTTACTGACAGTGGAAACTGCTCGGCAACCATCTCTGTTACGGTCAACGAACCGGAGGTTTTGGGCATGACAGGCAGTGTTACGAATGTAACAATTACCAACGGCAGTGATGGAACAATCAGTGTAACTGTATCAGGCGGCACAACTCCATACAATTATTTATGGAATGATGGCAGCACAGATGAAGACCGTATCAACTTGCCGGCAGGCACGTATAGTGTAACGGTAACAGATGCCAACGGATGTTCATTGGAGCAAAGCTTCACGATTAATGAACCCGGATGTGCACTTGAGTTGGAAATTGATGCCGAAGATGCCCTTTGTAATGGAGATGCCAACGGCAGTATAGATCTGACGATTACCGGTGCTCAGGGCAGTGTAACCATTTTATGGAATGATGGAGCGACTTCCGAAGACCGGACAGGATTAACTGCCGGCAATTATAGTGTAACAGTTACTGACAGCGGAAACTGCTCGGCAACCATCTCTGTTACGGTCAACGAACCTGAAGTTTTGGGTATGACAGGCAGTGTTACGAATGTAACAATTACCAACGGCAGCGATGGAACTATCAGCGTAACTGTATCCGGAGGAACAAGCCCATACAGCTACTTATGGAATGATGGCAGCACAGACGAAGACCGCATCAACTTGCCTGCCGGCACGTATAGTGTAACGGTAACAGATGCCAACGGATGTTCATTGGAGCAAAGCTTCACGATTAATGAACCCGGATGTGCACTTGAGTTGGAAATTGATGCGGAAGATGCCCTTTGTAATGGGGATGCCAACGGAAGCATTAATTTAATTATTATGGGAGCACAAGGTAGTTTAACTTTCTTGTGGAATGATGGAGCAACATCCGAAGACCGTACAGGATTAAGCGCCGGCACATACAGCGTTACAGTTACAGATAGTGGTAACTGTACAGCGAGCATCAGTGTAACGGTCAATGAACCGGAGGTATTGGGCATGACAGGCAGTATAACGAATGTAACAATTACTAACGGCAGCGATGGAACTGTCAATATCACCGTAACCGGAGGCACTCTACCATATAGCTACCTTTGGAGCGATGGAGCAACCACCGAAGACAGGACCGGTTTATCAGCCGGCACATACAGTGTAACGGTAACTGATGCCAACGGATGTTCGGAGGAAGCGAGTTTCACCCTGTCAGAGCCTCCTTGTAGTTTAGAATTGGACATAAGCGCCGAAGATGCCCTTTGTAACGGAGATGCCAATGGCAGCATAGATCTGACCATTACCGGTGCTCAGGGTAGTGTAACCATTTTTTGGAATGACGGAGCAACTACCGAAGACAGAACCGGATTAACTGCCGGAACCTATAGCGTAACTGTAACAGATAGTGGAAACTGTTCGGCGACTATCAGTGTATCGGTCAATGAACCGGAGGTATTGGGCATGACAGGCAGTATAACGAATGTAACAATTACTAACGGCAATGATGGCACAGTCAGTATCACCGTAACCGGAGGCACTTTGCCATATAGTTACCTTTGGAGCGATGGAGCCACCACCGAAGACAGGACGGGTTTATCAGCCGGGACATACAGTGTAACGGTTACTGATGCCAACGGATGTTTGGATGAAGCGAGTTTCACGCTGGCAGAGCCTCCTTGTAGTTTAGAATTGGATATAAGTGCCGAAGATGCGCTGTGTAACGGAGATGCCAATGGCAGCATAGATCTGACCATTACCGGTACTCAGGGTAGCGTAACCATTTTATGGAATGATGGAGCAACTACCGAAGACCGGACAGGATTAACAGCCGGCACATACAGTGTTACAGTTACGGATGACGGGGAATGTACGGCGAGCATAAGTGTTTCTGTGAATGAGCCTGAGGTGTTGGGCATGACAGGCAGTGTAACGAATGTAACGATTACCAACGGCAGCGATGGCACTGTCAGTATCACCGTAACCGGAGGCACTCTGCCATATAGCTACCTTTGGAGCGATGGAGCTACTACCGAAGACAGGACGGGTTTAACCGCAGGCACGTACAGTGTAACGGTTACTGATGCCAACGGATGTTTGGAGGAAGCGAGTTTCACCCTTTCAGAGCCTCCTTGTAGTTTAGAATTAGATATTAGCGCCGAAGATGCACTGTGCAACGGAGAGGCCAATGGCAGCATAGATCTGACCATTACCGGTGCTCAGGGTAGTGTAACCATTTTATGGAATGATGGAGCAACAACTGAAGACCGGACAGGATTAAGTGCCGGCACTTACAGTGTTACCGTAACGGATGATGGGGAATGTACGGCGAGCATCAGTGTAACAGTCAACGAGCCGGAGGTATTGGATATGACAGGCAGTGTAACGAATGTAACGATTACCAACGGCAGCGATGGCACTGTCAGTATCTCCGTAACCGGCGGCACTTTGCCATATAGTTACCTTTGGAGTGATGGAGCAACCACTGAAGACAGGACGGGTTTAACCGCAGGCACGTACAGTGTAACGGTAACCGATGCCAACGGATGTTTGGAGGAAGCGAGTTTCACCCTTTCAGAGCCTCCTTGTAGTTTAGAATTAGATATTAGCGCCGAAGATGCGCTGTGCAACGGAGAGACCAATGGCAGCATAGATCTGACCATTACCGGTGCTCAGGGTAGTGTAACCATTTTATGGAATGATGGAGCAACAACTGAAGACCGGACAGGATTAAGTGCCGGCACCTACAGTGTTACCGTAACGGACGACGGGGAATGTACAGCTAGCATCAGTGTTACTGTAAATGAGCCTGAACCTTTAACGATTAATGCCGATATTGACCATGTTAGTATATATGGAGGCACAAACGGAGCTATCACCTTAACGGTAACCGGTGGCACTTCGCCTTATAGCTATGTGTGGAACGATGGGGTTACAACCAAAGACCGTGCAAATCTTATTGCAGGCACCTATAGTGTTACGGTAACCGATGCAAATAATTGTTCCGAAGAAGCGACTTTTACAATCACAGAACCATATTGTGAAATTACGGATGCGGGATATCAGGTATTGTGTCATGATAATGGTACTCCGACAAACCTCAGTGACGACACTTTTTCAGTTACCTTTAACCCTACAGGTATTGGGATAGGTACTACTTACAATATTAGTGGGGATATTGTTGCGAACTTAGTGCCTTATGGCGCAAATTCACAACCATTTGGCTACTTCCCGATTGCAAATGGCAATCTGGTAGTAAATATCGCAAATTCAGCTTCACCGGCTTGTCAGTTGACGAACATTACAATTGAACCACCGGAGCCTTGTTCTTATGCGGCTGATTTGTCTTTATCAAAATCAGTCAATAACAGCCAGACAACTATCGGTGCAACAGTTACCTATACATTGACAGTTACCAACGAAGGAACAATTGATGCTACGGGAGTCGAAGTAACCGATGTTTTACCGGTCGGGGGTGTATCTTATGTTTCATCAACACCTGCTCAGGGAAGTTATGATGAAAATACCGGAGTTTGGTCAGTTGGAATGGTTGCAGTGGGTCAATCAGCTACTATAACCATAGATGTATTGGTCTTAGCAGCAGGAGTTTGGCTAAATACTGCTGAAATCACATTTATGAATGAAGAAGACATAGACTCTACACCGGATAACGAAGATCCCACGGAAGATGACATTGATAGGGCATGTATTACTATTCCGCTGCCCTGGTGTTTGGGAGAAACCTTTACGGCTTCGGTACCCGATGAGTATGAAAATGTTCAATGGTATAAAGATGGTGTTTTATTTGGAACAGGTAACACAATCATCTTAAATGATGTTGGCGAATATACCTATACTGCTACAAATGCTCAATGTCCTGCGGACGGTTGTTGCCCAATTATCATTGAGCATGACAGTTGTATTTTCGACCTTGCATTAATCAAACAACTGGCGACAGGTCAATCTTCAACCGTATCTCAGGGGGATGTGGTGAACTATACAATTACGGTATATAATCAGGGAGAATTAGATGCTAAAAATATAACGATAACTGATTACATTCCGGTAGGGATGACTTTAGCCGATGCCAACTGGTCAGACAACGGAGACGGTACAGCGAGCTACACAATAGCGGGTCCATTAGAAAATGGAACAAACACAACGATTAATATTTCCTTACAGGTAGGCGCGACGTTCCAAGGCACGAGCCTGACAAATGTTTCCGAAATCAGTGAGGCATTTGATGGTTATGATAATCCCACGACAGATGTTGACAGCACCCCCGACACCGATCCGGACAATGACACAGTGGGTGGCAATGATGTTACAGACAACAGTGACGATGACGAAGACGACCACGACCCTGAAACCATCGAGGTTTATCAGGAATTTGACCTGGCGTTGATCAAACAGTTGTCAGGTGGTCAGTCGTCATTGGTCAATCAGGGAGATATTGTGAACTACACGCTGACGGTGTACAACCAGGGCACCCTGACAGCGACGAATGTAACAATCACCGATTATATCCCGGTGGGAATGACCTTGTCCGATGCCAACTGGACAGACAACGGAGACGGCACGGCGAGTTACACGATAGCAGGTCCGATAGCCCAGAGCACGAGCACGACGGTAACGATCGCGTTACAGGTAGGTGCGACGTTCCAGGGCACGAGTCTGACGAATGTGTCGGAGATCAGCGAGGCGTATGACGGAGACGGCAACCCGGGAGACGATATAGACAGCACTCCGGACACGAATCCGGATAACGATACGAATGGCGGCAACGATGTTACGGATAACAGCAACGGCGATGAAGACGACCACGACCCTGAAACCATCGAGGTTTATCAGGAATTTGACCTGGCGTTAATCAAGCAGTTGTCAGGAGGTCAGCCTTCGTTGGTCAATCAGGGAGATATTGTGAACTACACGCTGACTGTCTATAACCAAGGCACCCTGACAGCGACGAATGTAACGATTACCGATTATATCCCGGTGGGAATGACCTTGGCCGATGCCAACTGGACAGACAACGGAGACGGAACAGCGAGCTACACGATTGCAGGTCCGATAGCTCAGAGCACGAGCACAACGGTAACAATCGCGTTACAGGTAGGCGCGACGTTCCAAGGCACGAGTCTGACGAATGTGTCGGAGATCAGCGAGGCGTATGACGGAGACGGCAACCCGGGAGACGATATAGACAGCACTCCGGACACGAACCCGGATAACGATACGAATGGCGGCAACGATGTTACGGACAACAGCAACGACGACGAAGACGACCACGACCCTGAAACCATTGAGGTTTATCAGGAATTTGACCTGGCGTTAATCAAGCAATTGTCACCTGGTCAACCCTCATTGGTCAATCAGGGAGATATTGTGAACTATACCCTGACGGTGTACAATCAGGGCACCCTGACAGCGACGAATGTAACGATCACCGATTATATCCCGGTGGGAATGACCTTGGCCGATGCCAACTGGACAGACAACGGAGACGGTACGGCGAGCTACACAATAGCAGGTCCGATAGCTCAAAGCACGAGCACGATGGTAACGATTTCGTTACAGGTAGGCGCGACATTCCAGGGCACGAGCCTGACGAATGTGTCGGAAATCAGCGAGGCGTATGACGGAGACGGCAACCCGGGAGACGATATAGACAGTACCCCCGACACCGATCCGGACAATGACACGAATGGTGGCAATGATGTTACGGACAACAGCAACGGCGATGAAGACGACCACGACCCTGAAACCATTGAGGTTTATCAGGAATTTGACCTGGCGTTAATCAAGCAGTTGTCAGGAGGTCAGCCTTCGTTGGTCAATCAGGGAGATATTGTGAACTACACGCTGACTGTCTATAACCAAGGCACCCTGACAGCGACGAATGTAACGATTACCGATTATATCCCGGTGGGAATGACCTTGGCCGATGCCAACTGGACAGACAACGGAGACGGAACAGCGAGCTACACGATTGCAGGTCCGATAGCTCAGAGCACGAGCACAACGGTAACAATCGCGTTACAGGTAGGCGCGACGTTCCAGGGCACGAGCCTGACGAATGTGTCGGAAATCAGCGAGGCGTATGACGGAGACGGCAACCCGGAGACGATATAG